A region of Streptomyces sp. NBC_01750 DNA encodes the following proteins:
- the gltB gene encoding glutamate synthase large subunit, giving the protein MRSDAWSPMDGRPAPQGMYDPRNEHDACGVGFVATLTGVASHELVEQALTVLRNLEHRGATGSEPDSGDGAGILLQVPDAFLREVSDFDLPEAGAYAVGIAFLPADDSTNAVSHIETIAAEEGLNVLGWREVPVTPDLLGNGARATMPAFSQLFVSDGTSTGIALDRKAFVLRKRAEREAGVYFPSLSARTIVYKGMLTTGQLEPFFPDLSDRRFATAVALVHSRFSTNTFPSWPLAHPYRFVAHNGEINTVKGNRNWMRARESQLVSDAFGSADNNGSEKLARIFPVCTPDASDSASFDEVLELLHLGGRSLPHSVLMMVPEAWENHDSMDPARRAFYQYHSTMMEPWDGPACVTFTDGTQVGAVLDRNGLRPGRYWVTDDGLVVLSSEVGVLDIDPAKVVRKGRLQPGKMFLVDTAEGRIIEDDEIKSSLAAEQPYQEWLEAGEIELEDLPEREHIVHTHASVTRRQQTFGYTEEELRVILAPMARTSGEPLGSMGTDSPIAALSQRPRLLFDYFTQLFAQVTNPPLDAIREELVTSLRSSLGPQGNILEPTAATCRSVTLPFPVIDNDELAKLIHINADGDMPGMTAATLSGLYRVSGGGDALAARIEKICAEVDAAIEDGARLIVLSDRHSDAEHAPIPSLLLTSAVHHHLIRTKQRTQVGLLVEAGDVREVHHVALLIGYGAAAVNPYLAMESVEDLVRAGTFIEGLEPEQAIRNLIYALGKGVLKVMSKMGISTVASYRGAQVFEAVGLDDAFVEKYFNGTATKIGGAGLEVVAKEVAARHAKAYPASGISATHRALEIGGEYQWRREGEPHLFDPETIFRLQHATRSRSYDIFKKYTDRVNEQSERLMTLRGLFGLKTGENGRSEREAISIDEVEPVSEIVKRFSTGAMSYGSISREAHETLAIAMNRLGGKSNTGEGGEDADRLYDPERRSSIKQVASGRFGVTSEYLVNADDIQIKMAQGAKPGEGGQLPGHKVYPWIASTRHSTPGVGLISPPPHHDIYSIEDLAQLIHDLKNANPAARIHVKLVSEVGVGTVAAGVSKAHADVVLISGHDGGTGASPLTSLKHAGGPWELGLAETQQTLLLNGLRDRIVVQTDGQLKTGRDVVIAALLGAEEFGFATAPLVVSGCVMMRVCHLDTCPVGIATQNPVLRDRFSGKAEHVVNFFEFIAEEVRELLAELGFRTIEEAVGHAELLDTERAVDHWKAQGLDLEPLFYVPELPDGAVRHQLVEQDHGLEKALDNELVELAAEALKAASAEAAQPVRAQVAIRNINRTVGTMLGHEVTKKFGGAGLPDDTIDITFTGSAGQSFGAFVPRGVTLRLEGDANDYVGKGLSGGRIVVRPDRGADHLAEYSTIAGNTIAYGATGGELFLRGRTGERFCVRNSGATVVSEGVGDHGCEYMTGGHAVVLGETGRNFAAGMSGGIAYVIDLDRDNVNVGNLGAVETLDESDKQWLHDVVRRHQEETGSTVASKLLAEWPSAVDRFSKIIPTTYKAVLAAKDAAELAGLSEQETTEKMMEAATNG; this is encoded by the coding sequence GCGCCACCATGCCGGCCTTCTCGCAGCTCTTTGTATCGGACGGTACGAGCACGGGCATCGCGCTGGACCGCAAGGCCTTCGTGCTGCGTAAGCGCGCCGAGCGCGAGGCCGGTGTCTACTTCCCGTCGCTCTCCGCCCGCACGATCGTCTACAAGGGCATGCTGACCACCGGCCAGCTGGAGCCCTTCTTCCCGGATCTCTCCGACCGGCGCTTCGCCACGGCCGTCGCGCTTGTCCACTCGCGGTTCTCCACGAACACCTTCCCGAGCTGGCCGCTGGCCCACCCGTACCGCTTCGTCGCGCACAACGGCGAGATCAACACGGTCAAGGGCAACCGCAACTGGATGCGCGCCCGTGAGTCGCAGCTCGTCTCCGACGCGTTCGGCTCTGCCGACAACAACGGAAGCGAGAAGCTGGCGCGGATCTTCCCGGTCTGTACGCCGGACGCCTCCGACTCGGCCTCCTTCGACGAGGTGCTCGAGCTCCTCCACCTCGGCGGCCGCTCACTGCCGCACAGCGTCCTGATGATGGTCCCCGAGGCGTGGGAGAACCACGACTCCATGGACCCGGCCCGGCGCGCCTTCTACCAGTACCACTCCACGATGATGGAGCCCTGGGACGGCCCGGCCTGTGTCACCTTCACCGACGGCACCCAGGTCGGCGCGGTCCTCGACCGCAACGGTCTGCGCCCCGGCCGTTACTGGGTCACCGACGACGGACTCGTCGTTCTCTCCTCCGAGGTCGGCGTCCTCGACATCGACCCCGCGAAGGTCGTCCGCAAGGGCCGCCTCCAGCCCGGCAAGATGTTCCTCGTCGACACCGCCGAGGGCCGCATCATCGAGGACGACGAGATCAAGTCCTCCCTCGCCGCGGAGCAGCCGTACCAGGAGTGGCTGGAGGCCGGCGAGATCGAGCTCGAGGACCTTCCCGAGCGCGAGCACATCGTCCACACCCACGCCTCGGTCACTCGCCGCCAGCAGACCTTCGGTTACACCGAGGAGGAGCTGCGCGTCATCCTCGCGCCGATGGCCCGTACCTCCGGGGAGCCGCTCGGCTCCATGGGTACGGACTCCCCGATCGCGGCCCTGTCCCAGCGGCCCCGGCTGCTCTTCGACTACTTCACCCAGCTCTTCGCGCAGGTCACCAACCCGCCGCTGGACGCCATCCGTGAGGAGCTCGTCACCTCGCTGCGCTCCTCGCTCGGCCCGCAGGGCAACATCCTGGAGCCGACCGCCGCGACCTGCCGCAGTGTCACCCTGCCCTTCCCGGTGATCGACAACGACGAGCTGGCCAAGCTCATCCACATCAACGCCGACGGCGACATGCCGGGCATGACCGCCGCGACGCTCTCCGGTCTCTACCGGGTCAGCGGCGGCGGCGACGCCCTCGCCGCCCGTATCGAGAAGATCTGCGCCGAGGTCGACGCGGCCATCGAGGACGGCGCCCGGCTGATCGTCCTCTCCGACCGGCACTCGGACGCCGAGCACGCGCCCATCCCTTCGCTGCTGCTCACCTCGGCCGTGCACCACCACCTCATCCGCACCAAGCAGCGCACGCAGGTCGGTCTGCTGGTCGAGGCCGGCGATGTCCGCGAGGTGCACCATGTCGCGCTCCTCATCGGCTACGGCGCCGCCGCCGTCAACCCGTACCTGGCGATGGAGTCGGTCGAGGACCTGGTCCGCGCCGGCACCTTCATCGAGGGCCTGGAGCCCGAGCAGGCCATCCGTAACCTCATCTACGCCCTCGGCAAGGGCGTCCTGAAGGTCATGTCCAAGATGGGCATCTCGACGGTCGCCTCCTACCGTGGCGCGCAGGTCTTCGAGGCCGTCGGTCTCGACGACGCCTTCGTCGAGAAGTACTTCAACGGCACCGCCACAAAGATCGGCGGAGCCGGTCTCGAGGTCGTCGCCAAGGAGGTCGCCGCCCGGCACGCCAAGGCCTACCCCGCCTCCGGCATCTCCGCCACGCACCGTGCGCTGGAGATCGGCGGCGAGTACCAGTGGCGCCGCGAGGGCGAGCCGCACCTCTTCGACCCGGAGACGATCTTCCGGCTGCAGCACGCCACGCGCTCGCGCAGCTACGACATCTTCAAGAAGTACACGGACCGGGTCAACGAGCAGTCCGAGCGCCTGATGACGCTCCGTGGTCTGTTCGGCCTGAAGACAGGTGAGAACGGCAGGTCGGAGCGGGAAGCGATCTCCATCGACGAGGTCGAGCCGGTCTCCGAGATCGTCAAGCGCTTCTCCACCGGCGCCATGTCGTACGGCTCCATCTCCCGCGAGGCGCACGAGACCCTCGCGATCGCCATGAACCGGCTGGGCGGCAAGTCCAACACCGGTGAGGGCGGCGAGGACGCGGACCGGCTGTACGACCCGGAGCGCCGTTCCTCCATCAAGCAGGTCGCCTCCGGCCGCTTCGGTGTGACGAGCGAGTACCTGGTCAACGCGGACGACATCCAGATCAAGATGGCGCAGGGCGCGAAGCCCGGCGAGGGCGGCCAGCTGCCCGGTCACAAGGTCTACCCGTGGATCGCCAGCACCCGGCACTCCACCCCGGGTGTCGGTCTGATCTCGCCGCCGCCGCACCACGACATCTACTCCATCGAGGATCTGGCCCAGCTGATCCACGACCTCAAGAACGCCAACCCGGCCGCGCGTATCCACGTGAAGCTGGTCTCCGAGGTCGGTGTCGGCACGGTGGCCGCGGGTGTCTCCAAGGCGCACGCGGACGTCGTCCTCATCTCCGGCCACGACGGCGGTACCGGCGCCTCGCCGCTCACCTCGCTGAAGCACGCGGGCGGCCCGTGGGAGCTCGGCCTCGCCGAGACCCAGCAGACCCTGCTGCTCAACGGCCTGCGCGACCGCATCGTCGTACAGACCGACGGTCAGCTGAAGACCGGCCGCGATGTCGTCATCGCCGCGCTGCTCGGCGCCGAGGAGTTCGGTTTCGCGACCGCGCCGCTCGTCGTCTCCGGCTGCGTCATGATGCGCGTCTGCCACCTGGACACCTGCCCGGTCGGCATCGCCACGCAGAACCCGGTGCTGCGCGACCGGTTCTCCGGCAAGGCCGAACACGTCGTCAACTTCTTCGAGTTCATCGCCGAGGAGGTCCGCGAGCTCCTCGCCGAGCTGGGCTTCCGTACGATCGAGGAGGCCGTCGGCCACGCCGAGCTGCTGGACACCGAGCGGGCCGTGGACCACTGGAAGGCACAGGGCCTCGACCTCGAGCCCCTCTTCTACGTCCCCGAGCTGCCGGACGGCGCCGTACGCCACCAGCTGGTCGAGCAGGACCACGGTCTGGAGAAGGCGCTCGACAACGAGCTGGTCGAACTCGCCGCCGAGGCCCTGAAGGCGGCCTCCGCCGAGGCCGCCCAGCCGGTCCGCGCTCAGGTCGCGATCCGCAACATCAACCGCACGGTCGGCACCATGCTCGGCCATGAGGTGACGAAGAAGTTCGGTGGTGCGGGCCTGCCCGACGACACCATCGACATCACCTTCACCGGATCGGCCGGCCAGTCCTTCGGCGCGTTCGTGCCGCGCGGAGTGACGCTGCGGCTGGAGGGCGACGCCAACGACTACGTCGGCAAGGGCCTCTCCGGCGGTCGCATCGTCGTCCGCCCGGACCGGGGCGCCGACCACCTCGCCGAGTACTCCACCATCGCGGGCAACACCATCGCCTACGGTGCCACCGGCGGCGAGCTGTTCCTGCGCGGCCGGACCGGCGAGCGGTTCTGCGTCCGAAACTCCGGTGCCACGGTCGTCTCGGAGGGCGTGGGCGACCACGGCTGCGAGTACATGACCGGCGGTCACGCGGTGGTGCTCGGCGAGACCGGACGCAACTTCGCGGCCGGTATGTCCGGCGGTATCGCGTACGTCATCGACCTCGACCGCGACAACGTCAATGTGGGTAACCTCGGCGCTGTCGAGACCCTCGACGAGTCCGACAAGCAGTGGCTGCACGATGTCGTGCGCCGCCACCAGGAGGAGACGGGCTCGACCGTCGCGTCGAAGCTGCTGGCCGAGTGGCCCAGCGCGGTGGACCGCTTCAGCAAGATCATCCCGACCACGTACAAGGCAGTGCTCGCCGCCAAGGACGCCGCTGAGCTCGCCGGTCTCTCCGAACAGGAGACCACCGAGAAGATGATGGAGGCGGCGACCAATGGCTGA